TGATCACCGCCTTTACCTATGCCGCCGGCCTGCCGCTGCCGCTGGCAGGACTACTTGCCATCGTCATCACCGCAGCCGTCGGCGTCGCGCTCAACAAGCTTGCGATCGAACCCGCGCGCGGCGCGCCGGTGGTCTCGCTGGTGATCATCACCATCGGCGCCTCGATCTTCATTCGCGGCGTGGCGCAGCTTGTCTTCGACAAGCAGCTTCATCGCTTTCCCGCCTTTTCCGGCGACGATCCGATCCACATTCTCGGCGCGACCATCCTGCCGCAGAGCCTGTGGGTGATCGGCGGCGCCGTCTTTGTCTTCGTCGGTCTGTGGGCCTTCTTCACCAAGACGCTGACCGGCAAGGCCGTGCTGGCGGCCGCCAACAACCGGCTCGCCGCCCAGCTTGTTGGCATCAACACAAACTGGGTTATGACGCTCTCCTTCTCGCTGTCGGCGGCGATCGCCGCCCTTGCCGGCGTGCTGATCACGCCGATCACCCTGGTGAGCTACGATGTCGGCGTGGCGCTGGCGCTGAAAGGCTTTGCCGCTGCCATGCTCGGCGGCATGGGCAATCCGAAGGGCGCACTGGTCGGCGGCATCGCGCTTGGCCTGATGGAGGCGCTGACGGCCGGCTATATCTCCTCGCAATACAAGGAAGCCGTCGCCTTCGTCGTCATCCTTGCCGTTCTGTTCGTCATGCCCCAGGGCCTGTTCGGCGCCAAGTCGACGGAAAGGGTCTGAAGCCATGTCAGCACATTCGAAATGGATCCAGATCGCGATCGTCGCAGCCCTTGTCGCCATTCTGCCCTTCTTCTTTCCCTCGGGCTATTACTACCGCGTCGGCGCTCTGATCTTCGTCAACGCGCTTTCGGTGATCGGCCTCGTCATCCTCATCGGCTATGCCGGGCAGATCTCGCTCGGCCATGCGGGCTTTGCCGGTATCGGCGCCTATTCCTGCGCTCTGGCACCGGAATATCTGGGACTGCACCCGGCCCTTGCCGCCCTTCTGGGCGCCGTTATTTCCGGCGGCGTGGCTGCCCTCATCGGCCGGCCGATCCTCAAGCTCAAGGGCTATTACCTGGCGGTGGCGACGCTCGGCTTCGGAATTCTCGTGTCTCTCGTGCTCACCAATGAGCGGCAGTTGACGGGCGGCCCGGACGGCATGGCCGTGCCGGAGCTTGGTCTGCGCGATCTTCTGCGCGACATGGGCTGGCGCGTCTCCGGCGGCGAGTTCTGGTATGGCGTTTCCGGCATCGTGCTCGTCATCGGCGTCTGGATCGCGCTCAATCTGGCGATGAGCCCGACGGGCCGCGCCATGCGCGCGCTGCACGGGTCTGAAGTCGCCGCCCGCACGGTTGGCATCGATGTCGCCCGCGTCAAGCTGCAGGCCTTCATCATTTCCGCCGTCTATGCCTCGGTCGCCGGCTCGCTGCTGGCACTGCAAAACCGCTTCATCACGCCGGATGTGGCCGGCTTCATGCATTCGATCGAGATGGTGTCGATGGCCGTGCTCGGCGGCGTCGGCTCCATTCTCGGGGCCATGCTGGGGGCTGCGATCCTCACGCTTCTGCCGCAGGTGCTCACTGTCTTTGCCGAATATGAGCAGCTCGTTCTCGGCGCGATCATGATCTCGGTGATGATCTTCCTGCCGCGCGGGCTTCTGCCCTCGATCGCAAACAAACTGAAGGGGAGGGACGAATGAGCCTTCTTGATGTTCAGGGCCTCGGCATTTCCTTCGGCGGCCTGCGCGCCGTCAACAATGTCAGCTTTTCGGCGAGCGCCGGCGAGATCGTCTCGGTGATCGGGCCGAACGGCGCGGGCAAGACCACGCT
This window of the Martelella lutilitoris genome carries:
- a CDS encoding branched-chain amino acid ABC transporter permease; translated protein: MDALMQFILSGFTVGAVYALVALGFTIIYNASDVVNFAQGEFVMLGGMITAFTYAAGLPLPLAGLLAIVITAAVGVALNKLAIEPARGAPVVSLVIITIGASIFIRGVAQLVFDKQLHRFPAFSGDDPIHILGATILPQSLWVIGGAVFVFVGLWAFFTKTLTGKAVLAAANNRLAAQLVGINTNWVMTLSFSLSAAIAALAGVLITPITLVSYDVGVALALKGFAAAMLGGMGNPKGALVGGIALGLMEALTAGYISSQYKEAVAFVVILAVLFVMPQGLFGAKSTERV
- a CDS encoding branched-chain amino acid ABC transporter permease, which translates into the protein MSAHSKWIQIAIVAALVAILPFFFPSGYYYRVGALIFVNALSVIGLVILIGYAGQISLGHAGFAGIGAYSCALAPEYLGLHPALAALLGAVISGGVAALIGRPILKLKGYYLAVATLGFGILVSLVLTNERQLTGGPDGMAVPELGLRDLLRDMGWRVSGGEFWYGVSGIVLVIGVWIALNLAMSPTGRAMRALHGSEVAARTVGIDVARVKLQAFIISAVYASVAGSLLALQNRFITPDVAGFMHSIEMVSMAVLGGVGSILGAMLGAAILTLLPQVLTVFAEYEQLVLGAIMISVMIFLPRGLLPSIANKLKGRDE